A section of the Malus sylvestris chromosome 17, drMalSylv7.2, whole genome shotgun sequence genome encodes:
- the LOC126612084 gene encoding uncharacterized protein LOC126612084 gives MKDWAAPLIASALFAFLLPGLVFQMPGKERPLEFMNMKTSIASMFLHAVIYGLLLILFLIILDIHIHA, from the coding sequence ATGAAAGATTGGGCAGCTCCGCTGATAGCATCCGCGCTGTTTGCGTTTCTGTTGCCGGGATTGGTGTTTCAGATGCCGGGAAAGGAACGTCCCTTGGAATTCATGAACATGAAAACGAGCATCGCGTCGATGTTCTTGCACGCCGTGATCTATGGTTTGCTCCTCATTCTGTTTCTTATTATTCTTGACATTCACATCCATGCTTAG
- the LOC126612248 gene encoding protein NUCLEAR FUSION DEFECTIVE 4-like, translating to MGRVQEKLRSFFNNRWLVFVAAMWVQSCAGIGYLFGSISPVIKSSMDYNQRQIARLGVAKDLGDSVGFLAGSLCEVLPLWAALLVGALMNFVGYGWVWLVVTGRAPSLNLWAMCILIFVGTNGETFFNTVALVSCVQNFPKSRGPVVGILKGFAGLGGAILTQIYVMIHSPDHASLIFMVAVGPAMVVIALMFIVRPVGGHRQVRPTDDMSFTFIYSLCLLLAAYLMGVMLVEDLIDLSHTVLIIFTAILFVLLLIPVVIPISLSFSSESRSLEEEALLPEPQKQDPGKSGHDANEVIFSEVEDEKPKEMDLLPASERQKRIAQLQSKLFQAAADGAVRVKRRTGPRRGEDFTLTQALIKADFWLIFFSLLLGSGSGLTVIDNLGQMSQSLGYDDTHIFVSMISIWNFLGRVGGSYFSEIIVRDYAYPRPVAMAVAQFIMAIGHIFIAFGWPGAMHIATILVGLGYGAHWAIVPAAASELFGLKKFGALYNFLTIANPAGSLLFSGVIASSIYDFEAEKQAHQHHHLHMSPGTSVFQGMLRMDAPKCDGSICFFLTSLIMSGLCIVAFVLSMILVHRTKIVYANLYGKSRPAGLS from the exons ATGGGTCGGGTGCAGGAGAAGCTGCGGTCCTTCTTCAACAACAGATGGCTGGTTTTTGTGGCGGCAATGTGGGTGCAGTCCTGTGCGGGAATTGGCTACCTGTTCGGGAGCATATCGCCGGTGATCAAGAGCTCCATGGACTACAATCAGCGGCAGATTGCGCGGCTGGGTGTGGCTAAAGATCTCGGGGACAGCGTTGGGTTTTTGGCGGGGAGCTTGTGCGAGGTGCTGCCGTTGTGGGCGGCGCTGCTCGTTGGTGCTCTGATGAACTTTGTTGGGTACGGTTGGGTTTGGCTTGTTGTTACTGGTCGAGCTCCTTCTTTGAATTTGTGGGCT ATGTGTATTCTTATATTTGTGGGAACAAATGGCGAGACCTTCTTCAATACAGTTGCTTTGGTCTCTTGTGTGCAAAACTTCCCAAAAAGTCGGGGTCCTGTGGTTGGAATTCTCAAGGGCTTTGCTGGGTTGGGCGGCGCAATTCTGACTCAGATATATGTGATGATCCATTCACcagatcatgcatctttgatttTCATGGTTGCGGTTGGTCCAGCAATGGTGGTTATTGCTTTAATGTTTATTGTCAGACCGGTTGGAGGTCACAGACAAGTCCGACCAACTGATGACATGAGCTTCACGTTTATTTATAGTCTGTGCCTCCTATTAGCTGCTTATTTGATGGGGGTCATGCTAGTTGAAGATCTAATTGATTTGAGCCACACCGTGTTGATTATATTTACAGCGATTTTGTTTGTGCTCCTGTTGATTCCCGTAGTGATTCCCATTTCGTTGAGCTTTTCTTCTGAGTCAAGATCTCTAGAAGAAGAGGCACTCCTACCCGAGCCACAGAAACAAGACCCCGGGAAATCTGGGCACGATGCTAATGAGGTAATATTTAGTGAGGTGGAAGACGAGAAGCCTAAGGAAATGGACTTACTTCCAGCATCTGAAAGGCAAAAACGAATTGCACAATTGCAATCGAAACTATTCCAAGCAGCTGCCGATGGAGCAGTTAGGGTTAAGAGGAGGACAGGTCCGCGTAGAGGGGAAGACTTCACCTTGACACAAGCTTTGATCAAAGCAGACTTTTGGCTGATTTTTTTCTCACTTCTCTTGGGTTCAGGATCTGGTTTGACAGTGATTGATAACCTCGGTCAGATGAGCCAGTCTCTCGGGTATGATGATACACATATATTTGTATCCATGATCAGCATCTGGAACTTTCTTGGTCGGGTTGGTGGCAGTTACTTCTCTGAGATTATTGTGAG GGACTATGCTTATCCAAGACCGGTAGCAATGGCTGTGGCACAATTCATTATGGCAATTGGGCATATCTTCATTGCTTTCGGATGGCCTGGGGCAATGCACATTGCCACCATCTTGGTTGGGCTAGGCTATGGGGCACATTGGGCGATAGTGCCAGCTGCTGCTTCTGAATTGTTTGGCTTGAAAAAGTTTGGGGCTTTGTACAATTTCCTCACAATTGCAAACCCTGCTGGTTCGTTGCTCTTTTCTGGCGTGATTGCTAGCAGCATATACGACTTTGAAGCTGAGAAGCAAGCTCATCAGCACCATCACCTGCATATGAGTCCAGGAACATCAGTTTTCCAAGGCATGCTTCGAATGGACGCGCCAAAGTGTGACGGTTCTATATGCTTCTTCTTAACTTCGTTAATCATGTCCGGATTATGCATTGTTGCCTTTGTTTTAAGCATGATTCTGGTACATCGGACTAAGATTGTATATGCCAACCTGTATGGAAAATCACGTCCAGCTGGGCTTTCATAA
- the LOC126611692 gene encoding uncharacterized protein LOC126611692, which yields MASMDVEEARLGFPHWKPLRRRFAPESPFFATGNIERELLAKQIALDLTEDEKHQLREMVDEEGRGVFCPIVGCGARLSSLEDFEDHYNARHTASCSVCSRVYPTSRLLSIHVSEAHDSFFQSKVARGYLMYECLVEGCGLKFKNYKSRQQHLVDKHKFPTSFEFFKKALPSKKQRQKKNQRRQVVPKKADSSSMQVDNETMDGLVSAVSKLSTSDSTPSAISFGRRPTRGVTFVPRAVQREKKPDSA from the exons ATGGCGTCGATGGATGTAGAAGAAGCACGACTGGGGTTTCCGCACTGGAAACCCCTCCGTCGAAGGTTTGCTCCTGAATCTCCTTTCTTCGCAACTGGAAACATCGAGAGGGAACTGCTCGCCAAACAG ATTGCATTGGATTTAACCGAAGACGAAAAGCATCAGCTTCGAGAAATGGTAGATGAGGAAGGCAG GGGGGTTTTCTGTCCGATTGTTGGTTGCGGTGCTCGCTTGAGTTCCTTGGAGGACTTTGAAGATCACTACAATGCACGGCACACCGCGTCTTGTTCTGTGTGCTCTAGAGTCTATCCAACCTCACGGTTGCTCAGCATACATGTATCCGAAGCACACGATTCTTTCTTTCAGTCGAAAGTGGCACGCGGCTATCTCATG TATGAATGCCTTGTAGAAGGCTGTGGTCTGAAGTTCAAGAACTATAAAAGCCGGCAGCAACATCTGGTGGACAAGCATAAATTCCCCACTTCATTTGAGTTTTTCAAGAAGGCTCTTCCTTCCAAAAAGCAGAGGCAGAAGAAGAACCAACGGAGACAAGTTGTTCCGAAGAAGGCAGATTCATCTAGTATGCAAGTAGATAACGAAACCATGGATGGCCTTGTTTCTGCCGTTTCCAAATTAAGCACATCAGACTCGACCCCTTCAGCCATCAGCTTTGGTCGTCGACCCACTCGTGGAGTGACATTCGTCCCAAGAGCTGTTCAACGTGAGAAAAAACCGGACTCTGCATAA
- the LOC126612081 gene encoding uncharacterized protein LOC126612081, producing MSDWGPVFIAVVLFILLTPGLLIQMPGKSRFVEFGNFQTSGVSILVHSIIYFALICIFLLAIGVHMYVGS from the coding sequence ATGTCGGATTGGGGGCCGGTTTTCatagcagtggtgctgttcatATTGCTGACACCAGGACTGCTGATTCAGATGCCGGGAAAGAGCCGGTTCGTGGAGTTCGGAAACTTTCAGACGAGTGGAGTGTCCATACTGGTTCATTCCATAATCTACTTTGCTCTCATTTGTATCTTCTTATTAGCCATCGGTGTCCACATGTATGTTGGCTCTTAA